One stretch of Castor canadensis chromosome 14, mCasCan1.hap1v2, whole genome shotgun sequence DNA includes these proteins:
- the LOC141416365 gene encoding olfactory receptor 7E24-like produces the protein MYLITILGNILIFLAVMLDTHLHTPMYFLSNLSLTDSCFISTTVLNIIVDIQTHSRAISYVGCLTQMSVFVIFICMDDMLLSVMAYDRFVAICHPLHYSVIMSPQLCVFLLLISLLFSLLVTQLHNLIALQLTCFNDVEISNFFCHPSQILNLACSSVTFTRNIVTYFVGAIFVVFPMSGILFSYYKVISSIMKILSSGGRYKAFLTCGSHLSIVCLFCRTGIGTYLGSSVSHSPRRVWWPQ, from the coding sequence ATGTATCTGATCACCATCCTGGGAAACATTCTCATCTTCCTGGCTGTTATGTTGGATACCCACctccacactcccatgtacttcCTCTCCAACTTGTCCTTGACTGATAGCTGTTTCATCTCCACCACAGTCCTAAACATTATTGTGGACATCCAAACTCACAGTAGAGCCATCTCCTATGTGGGATGCCTAACACAGATgtctgtttttgtcatttttatatgtatGGATGACATGCTTCTTTCTGTGATGGCTTACGACAGGTTTGTAGCCATCTGTCACCCCCTGCATTACTCAGTCATCATGAGTCCACAACTCTGTGTTTTCTTACTCTTGATATCATTATTGTTTAGCCTTTTGGTCACCCAACTGCACAATTTAATTGCCTTACAACTTACCTGCTTCAATGATGTTGAAATATCCAACTTTTTCTGTCACCCTTCCCAAATTCTTAACCTTGCCTGTTCTTCTGTTACCTTCACCAGAAACATAGTAACATATTTTGTTGGTGCCATATTTGTTGTTTTCCCCATGTCAGGGATCCTTTTCTCTTACTATAAAGTTATTTCCTCCATTATGAAAATCTTATCATCAGGTGGGAGGTATAAAGCCTTTTTAACCTGTGGGTCTCACCTAtcaattgtttgcttgttttgtagaACAGGTATTGGAACTTATCTTGGTTCATCTGTATCACATTCTCCCAGGAGGGTATGGTGGCCTCAGTGA